In Poecilia reticulata strain Guanapo linkage group LG17, Guppy_female_1.0+MT, whole genome shotgun sequence, the following proteins share a genomic window:
- the LOC103479272 gene encoding semaphorin-6B-like, with protein MCAAAMATVAPPLALLLLLLQLADGSFPEEPGPLSYVPVEVVRRYPVFLGRAHRSALRQELHIQTVLQVNRTLYIGARDDLYRVELDNMAGEEMFYSKKRTWESNKNDIRVCRMKGKHEGECRNFIKVLLSQHDGLFVCGTNAFNPLCANYTRDTLEMAGEPVSGMARCPYDPRHANVALFADGSLFTGTVTDFLAIDAVIYRSLGDSPALRTVKHDSKWFREPYFVSAMEWGPHIYFFFREMAMEFHHLEKVMVSRVARVCKSDLGGSQRVLEKQWTTFLKARLNCSIPGDSHFYFNLLHATSDIIHMQGRDVILGLFSTPPNSIPGSAVCVFDMQQLAHVFEGRFKEQKSPESIWTPVPDEAVPKPRPGGCAVQGSRFSTSTTLPDEVLNFVKTHPLMDETVPLLGHRPWVVKTMGRYQLTAMVVDTEAGPHKNRTVLFLGSTRGTILKFLMISGGDSVSHSSVFLEEVEGFNPEKCGEDSPQARQLLSLTLDRTSHTLLLAFPSCLVRVPTSRCHLHARCMKSCLASRDPYCGWTRGSTCSFLRPGTRIPFQQDVEYGNTTSHLGDCDGILQQSLLIEPESLVSLNLLVASAVSAFTIGAALSGLAVCWIMAHKPANRRHGGSSQSSIQRRERGLLSNSGGMAGSVLSVTRQGGGERSCSQGGETLFVMPNGWVKSGELDPGFLPTPEHTPQQKRRGLRLSDSNSGGWDTSQTYLGGGSVGLGSPCRMPPSVYLTTRLFQQGGGGRHCSEGRGNDTPRQHYVCLSKQEKGGKGTPRAPVRKSAGEYVYPMTPQDSPERRRVVSAPSAPVEYSEPLPLRWPAPEGYILSSHGMVPVPLPPPTMPPPGGQAYMSQQHTPGLSRALLRGALERGELGELVDLSQLMSKKNCSDRTQAGQ; from the exons TGGTGAGGAGATATCCCGTGTTCCTGGGCAGAGCCCATCGCTCCGCTCTGAGACAGGAGCTGCACATCCAAACGGTCCTCCAAGTCAACCGCACGCTTTACATCGGAGCCAG AGATGACTTGTACAGAGTGGAACTGGACAACATGGCAGGcgaagaaatgttttacagcaaG AAAAGGACCTGGGAGTCCAACAAGAACGACATTCGAGTGTGTCGGATGAAGGGCAAACATGAG GGAGAGTGTCGTAATTTCATCAAGGTCTTGCTCAGCCAGCACGATGGCCTGTTTGTATGTGGAACAAACGCTTTCAACCCCCTGTGTGCCAACTACACC CGAGACACTCTAGAAATGGCAGGAGAGCCCGTCAGCGGGATGGCCCGGTGTCCATACGATCCTCGACACGCTAATGTGGCGTTATTTGCAG ATGGAAGTCTTTTTACCGGCACTGTGACAGATTTTCTGGCCATCGACGCGGTGATCTATCGCAGTCTCGGCGACAGCCCAGCTCTCCGCACAGTGAAGCACGACTCTAAATGGTTTCGAG AGCCCTACTTTGTCAGTGCCATGGAGTGGGGGccacatatttatttcttctttagaGAGATGGCCATGGAGTTTCATCATCtagagaag GTTATGGTGTCCCGTGTGGCTCGCGTGTGTAAATCAGACCTGGGTGGCTCTCAGCGTGTCCTCGAGAAACAGTGGACCACGTTCCTGAAGGCGCGTCTGAACTGCTCYATCCCGGGAGACTCCCATTTTTACTTCAACCTCCTACACGCCACCAGCGACATCATCCACATGCAGGGACGGGACGTCATCCTGGGTCTGTTCTCCACGCCGCCAAACAG CATCCCGGGCTCTGCGGTTTGCGTGTTCGACATGCAGCAGCTCGCTCATGTTTTCGAGGGCCGatttaaagagcaaaaatccCCAGAGTCTATTTGGACACCTGTACCAGACGAAGCAGTGCCTAAACCGAG GCCAGGCGGGTGTGCGGTGCAGGGATCWAGATTTAGCACCTCAACAACTTTACCAGACGAGGTCCTGAACTTTGTGAAGACTCATCCGYTAATGGACGAGACTGTGCCGCTGCTGGGACACAGACCCTGGGTGGTCAAGACTATGGGAAG GTACCAGCTGACAGCCATGGTGGTAGACACAGAAGCTGGCCCCCACAAGAACCGCACCGTCTTGTTCCTGGGCTCCACCCGAGGGACCATTCTCAAGTTCCTAATGATTTCTGGTGGAGATTCAGTCTCCCACAGCAGCGTGTTtttggaggaggtggagggatTCAATCCTGAGAA GTGTGGTGAGGACTCTCCTCAGGCCCGTCAGCTCTTGTCCCTCACACTGGACCGAACCAGCCACACTCTGCTGCTGGCCTTCCCCTCCTGTCTGGTCAGAGTCCCCACATCTCGCTGTCACCTGCACGCTCGCTGCATGAA GAGCTGTCTCGCCTCAAGAGATCCGTACTGTGGATGGACCAGAGGCAGTACCTGCTCCTTTCTGAGGCCAGGGACAAG AATCCCCTTTCAACAAGATGTGGAATATGGAAACACCACCTCCCATCTAGGAGACTGTGATG GAATTCTGCAGCAGAGTTTGTTGATTGAGCCAGAGAGCCTGGTCTCCCTCAATCTCCTCGTTGCGTCTGCGGTCTCGGCCTTCACCATTGGGGCGGCGCTCTCCGGGCTCGCCGTGTGCTGGATCATGGCCCACAAACCTGCCAACCGTCGTCACGGCGGCAGCTCCCAGTCCTCCATCCAGCGGCGTGAGAGGGGCCTGCTGAGTAACTCCGGCGGGATGGCCGGCTCTGTGCTGAGCGTCACGAGGCAGGGAGGTGGCGAGCGCTCGTGCTCACAGGGTGGGGAGACCCTGTTTGTTATGCCCAACGGCTGGGTCAAATCGGGAGAGCTCGACCCRGGATTCCTGCCCACTCCCGAGCACACCCCGCAGCAGAAACGCAGAGGCCTACGACTCTCTGACTCCAACTCCGGAGGCTGGGACACCAGCCAGACGTACCTTGGTGGAGGGTCTGTTGGTCTGGGCTCGCCCTGCCGCATGCCGCCCTCTGTGTACCTGACCACTAGACTCTTTCAGCAGGGTGGAGGGGGGAGACATTGCAGTGAGGGACGGGGGAACGACACGCCACGCCAGCACTATGTCTGCTTGagcaaacaagaaaaaggaGGGAAAGGCACCCCTAGAGCCCCCGTTAGGAAGTCTGCAGGAGAATATGTCTACCCCATGACCCCTCAGGACTCTCCTGAGCGCAGGAGGGTAGTCTCGGCACCGAGTGCCCCTGTTGAGTACAGCGAGCCGCTGCCCTTGCGTTGGCCGGCCCCGGARGGGTACATCCTGAGCAGCCATGGGATGGTCCCCGTCCCCCTGCCACCACCCACYATGCCCCCTCCCGGTGGTCAGGCCTACATGTCCCAGCAACACACACCAGGYCTGAGCAGGGCTCTGCTGAGAGGAGCTCTGGAGCGGGGGGAGTTGGGGGAGCTGGTGGATCTCAGCCAGCTGATGAGcaagaaaaactgcagtgaTAGGACTCAGGCAGGCCAGTGA